In Deltaproteobacteria bacterium, a single window of DNA contains:
- a CDS encoding carboxymuconolactone decarboxylase family protein encodes MSDDLEELKEKTRQTAEKYFEGLPPEERAYNLWRSFDKNLAKDLSMHYTGKMYAREKIPHQTRQLVTIAALTVLERKEELRTHIWAALNVGCLSEEIAEVIFQMGTYGGMPVVNTALKVLKDVLEARGLE; translated from the coding sequence ATGAGTGACGATTTAGAAGAACTGAAGGAAAAGACCAGGCAGACGGCAGAGAAATATTTCGAGGGCCTTCCCCCTGAGGAGCGGGCGTATAACCTCTGGCGGTCCTTTGACAAGAACCTGGCCAAGGACCTTTCGATGCATTACACCGGAAAAATGTACGCCCGGGAGAAGATTCCGCACCAGACAAGGCAACTGGTCACTATCGCCGCGCTGACGGTCCTGGAGAGGAAGGAGGAGTTGAGAACTCATATCTGGGCGGCCCTGAACGTGGGGTGCCTCTCAGAGGAGATCGCTGAGGTCATTTTCCAGATGGGCACTTACGGCGGTATGCCCGTGGTCAATACCGCGCTGAAGGTCCTTAAGGACGTGCTCGAGGCAAGAGGTCTGGAATAA